A single region of the Pseudomonas solani genome encodes:
- a CDS encoding alpha-ketoglutarate-dependent dioxygenase AlkB family protein, translated as MDLFDDIPLDLPDAHLRYEPHWLAAEEADEWLARLREETPWEQPSVHLHGRDYPVPRLLAWYGDPEAGYRYSGLVHRPLPWTPLLAEIRERLQQTVGQPLNGALLNYYRDGQDSMGWHSDDEPELGRDPLIASLNLGGTRRFDLRRKGSGRIEHSLQLGHGALLVMSGPTQHHWQHQVAKTRSPCDPRLNLTFRWIRS; from the coding sequence GTGGACCTGTTCGACGACATCCCCCTGGACCTGCCCGACGCCCACCTGCGTTACGAACCCCACTGGCTGGCCGCCGAAGAAGCCGACGAATGGCTGGCCCGGCTGCGCGAAGAAACCCCCTGGGAGCAACCCAGCGTCCACCTGCATGGCCGCGACTACCCAGTGCCCCGCCTGCTGGCCTGGTACGGCGACCCCGAGGCCGGCTACCGCTACTCCGGCCTGGTGCACCGGCCGCTGCCCTGGACGCCGCTGCTGGCGGAGATCCGCGAGCGCCTGCAGCAGACCGTCGGCCAGCCGCTCAACGGCGCGCTGCTCAACTACTACCGCGACGGCCAGGATTCCATGGGCTGGCACAGCGACGACGAGCCCGAGCTGGGCCGCGACCCGCTTATCGCTTCGCTCAACCTCGGCGGAACTCGGCGTTTCGACCTGCGTCGTAAGGGCAGTGGGCGCATCGAGCATTCATTGCAGCTCGGCCATGGCGCGCTGCTGGTCATGAGCGGCCCGACACAGCATCATTGGCAGCATCAGGTGGCGAAGACCCGCAGCCCTTGCGACCCTCGCCTGAATCTCACCTTCCGCTGGATCCGTTCATGA
- the ccoM gene encoding cytochrome c oxidase subunit CcoM has protein sequence MFIDVVVLAGIGTVGLMVAFLGGFGYFIWKDSHKRNKKA, from the coding sequence ATGTTCATCGATGTAGTGGTTCTCGCCGGTATCGGGACCGTAGGTCTGATGGTCGCCTTCCTTGGAGGGTTCGGATATTTCATCTGGAAGGACTCCCACAAGCGCAACAAGAAGGCTTGA
- a CDS encoding ABC transporter permease gives MNLHRLGAIVLKELRQLRRDRLTFAMIVGIPIMQLVLFGYAINMDVRGLDAAVLDQANTARSREAVAEIGSSQVVNFRYHLGSPQEIDQLLRAGRISAALVIPRDFEARVQRQDPERPPLQLVVDGSDQVVQASARQLAGFPLEGWRSNQAMSVVNFYNPERLAPLNTVPGLIGVILTMTMVLFTAIALVRERERGNMEMLITTPVSPWELTIGKVLPFVGIGLVQVTVILIVGLLLFEVPVRGSLLALYAAALLFIFASLTLGVFISTLAQSQFQAMQMAFFTFLPQILLSGFMFPFAGMPRVAQWIAEVLPLTHFLRLARGIMLRSATLAELWMEMAALVAFTAVMLGVAVSRVHKRLD, from the coding sequence GGCGCCATCGTGCTCAAGGAGCTGCGCCAGTTGCGCCGCGACCGCCTGACCTTCGCCATGATCGTCGGCATCCCCATCATGCAACTGGTGCTGTTCGGCTACGCCATCAACATGGATGTGCGCGGCCTCGACGCCGCGGTGCTGGACCAGGCGAACACCGCCCGCTCCCGCGAGGCGGTGGCGGAGATCGGCTCCAGCCAGGTGGTGAACTTCCGCTACCACCTGGGCAGCCCCCAGGAGATCGACCAGTTGCTGCGCGCCGGGCGCATCAGCGCCGCGCTGGTGATTCCCCGGGATTTCGAGGCGCGCGTCCAGCGCCAGGACCCGGAGCGCCCGCCGCTGCAACTGGTGGTGGATGGCTCCGACCAGGTGGTGCAGGCCTCGGCCCGGCAACTGGCGGGCTTCCCCCTGGAGGGCTGGCGCAGCAACCAGGCGATGTCGGTGGTGAACTTCTACAACCCGGAGCGCCTGGCACCGCTGAACACGGTGCCGGGGCTGATCGGGGTGATCCTGACCATGACCATGGTGCTGTTCACCGCCATCGCCCTGGTGCGCGAACGGGAACGCGGCAACATGGAGATGCTGATCACCACGCCGGTCTCGCCCTGGGAGCTGACCATCGGCAAGGTGCTGCCCTTCGTCGGCATCGGCCTGGTGCAGGTGACGGTGATCCTTATCGTCGGCCTGCTGCTGTTCGAGGTGCCGGTGCGCGGTTCGCTGCTGGCGCTCTACGCGGCGGCGCTGCTGTTCATCTTCGCCAGCCTGACCCTGGGCGTGTTCATTTCCACCCTGGCGCAGAGCCAGTTCCAGGCGATGCAGATGGCCTTCTTCACCTTCCTGCCGCAGATCCTGCTGTCGGGCTTCATGTTCCCTTTCGCCGGCATGCCGCGCGTCGCCCAGTGGATCGCCGAGGTGCTGCCGCTCACCCACTTCCTGCGCCTGGCGCGGGGCATCATGCTGCGCAGCGCCACGCTGGCCGAGTTGTGGATGGAGATGGCGGCGCTGGTGGCCTTCACCGCGGTGATGCTCGGCGTCGCCGTATCACGGGTGCACAAGCGGCTGGATTGA